TTTATTATGGATAGTTCGGACTGctgaaatttaaaaaaggcaGCTGTAACAAGTGCAGTCGCAATTTCTCTACGACAGCAATGATAAAGTTTCCAAATGCAGACATTTCTATAAAGGAAaagtgaagaaataaaaagcagaCACGACACTCACCTTGGTGTACAGTTCGTTCACTGACATGTTTTACGGTTCTGTTACAACATGCGCTTGTATTTTATGTATCCTTCCGTGTTGAAAACGTTTCCATTAAAGAGTAGAATCCCTATAAGACATGTCCCGTCACTATTTCTTGTCCCTACGCGCTCCTGGTTGTCCTAAAAAAAGTCCCGACGTGGTGATTTTAGATAGAGATCCAGTCAGATCTCGAGGACGGCGCTTGGGTTTAGCGTCTCCCGCTGACACTCGACTCTTCCAAGCAGGTGGCTCTTTCCATTTAGACTTCACAGTGGATAAGTCGGAGTTTTGTCTTTCCTCCAGAACTTTTCTATCCACAATGGAACAAACTCAGCAGGTACTATCACCAAACTCCCAGAATAACCAAGAGAAACCGGTTACAATAAAAGAAATAGACAAAAACTCTATATAGGTGTGTGTTCCTTTACTGTATCCTTAGACTCCACAAGGCTGAGTCTACCTGACCGATTCTATTGCGCCTCCTGCTGACCAATCAGCGCTCAGCAGAGCCCCATTTCCAACCAATCAGGAGAAGCGACATTATGACATCATCAGGTTATGAAATCACACTTTACATGTAAAACTGAAGTTTCACTCAAACTCGTTCAGTGAAAAAGAAACGTGAATTGTGTTAAACGCACAAATCATAAATATCTAAGTTTTATCATTTGCCATAACTAGCCTAGATACAATTCACGAGTTTTTAACAATTTCATATAAATTATTCATTGTAGGAACtctatgtttatatattaatatgtaaatcaGTTCGTTGTaatagttctctctctctctctctctctctctctctctctctctcagatatatatatatatatatatatatatatatatatatatatatatatatatatatatatatatagtgtgtgtgtgtgtgtgtgtgtgtgtgtgtgtgtgtgtgtgtgtgtgtgtgtgtgtgtgtgtgtgtgtgtacgtaagTTCTtacaattaatcaattatataaaattgtaaaagctaatacattgtaaaataaaataataaaaaataataaaaaggaaattgtATCTAGGCTAGTTATTATATAATCCAAGAAAGATGtttatatacaccatatatatatatatatatatatatatatatatatatatatatatatatatatatatatatatatatatatatatttattatatggtgtatataaacatcttatgagatatatatatatatatatatatatatatatatatatatatatatatatatatatatatatatatatatatatatatatatatatatattatgggcACCATAAAACCCCATATATGTACACTCGTGTTTAGGTTACAATACACTTTTACctatttaaaacacaattacCTGTTTACCATTTGGTTCTCTCTCAATACTAAATGGTTTCTGTGTAGTATAATTCTGAATCGTggcatatgtatatatgtaatataatattaatataatatttattttattatattatgtagtAAAGTTTGATTGCATTAAAAACAGAGCTTATAATGGCAGTCATCATTGATATCAAAAAAATCACCTGCATTATGTGTCAAATTAGTGTTCAATTTCTTTAAATACAATGGTTGTATTGTTTTGTGGGGGGTTTTAGGGCTTGGggtacaatttatttttattttttttgagggggtcaagaaataattatttttgcattGATTCATTGATACCTTTGATTAATGGGGTCACTATTAAGCTATGCAATAACAATtaacaatatgtttttttttactctaataGAGAGAAGTATTCATACCGACACCGTTGCGGTGTTTGCATGACAAATTCAGCCCAGAAATTCTGTTCCTAATACTTTACAATATTCAAACGTACAATATAAATTGCATAtaacaggattaaaaaaaagagacagtatCTATAAATCATTCTTTTACCACATCATTACATGGTATGGTAATAAACTTACCTATTGTCTGAATAAATATGAGAATGAGgaacactgacacacaccaTAATGCATTGACACATAAAATAGATATTAACACTTCATTTGCACATATTTTTCCCAGCTTTGTGAAGTTTCCTAAGAACGCTTCTTGTATGTGAGCTGTATCTCTTTAGCTTTGTAGTTGCTTCTCTAATCACATACCTACCTTGTCACTGTCTTTAGGGCTGTTGTGCACTACTTGCCAATCTTATAGTGTGTTTTATAAGTTTTAAAAGCTTATATGTTTTAGGTAATACTAGACAAAATAGTTCTTCATAGAAGggataatatactgtatgtttggatttgcttaaaataattaaacaagaaCTTTTCTAGAATTTTTGTCTTTAGGATTTGTGCAAAAGAGAAACATAGTTGAAGAAAGCCTAATGTCAAAACATGAGCATGTGAAGAGTTTTACTACTGTTGTTTGTTAGAAATGATCACACAGCAAATCTAAACTTATGCAACAGAAAAGAGTTCACATGTAGATTTACCTTGACATAGAGCTCCTGGTCAGTCGTCATCCTGTCTtcacctttttaaataaagattagaAAATCCACAAAAGTCCTGAAAAGTACTCGAACTGTTTCCTTCATCACATATTTAAAATTCGCAATACAAAATGCAGCCCAGAATGTCACGAACTTCAAGATGGGAGTGAACTGACTATGACAAACAGATACAAGTTAAAGCCTGCACATGCCTGAGTGGCGAAAAGACAGAAGACAGTAATGACATCAGACAAAACCGGTCCACTCCCAAACCACTCCTTCATCAGGTATCGGGTGTTGAGGTCTTTAGCATGCTTTGTCCAAGAATAGTCTAACCTAacccaaacattaaaaaaaaaaaggtgttacaTGCACAGTAATCATTTGAGCAAGTATGCCATTGGATAAAAGTTTCCTCATCCAGTCATACTGCAATCCTGCATGTTTTTTCTTCAGTGCTTTCATGACTTCCAGCACAGAAGCAAGATCTAATCATAGATATCTTAGCATTTTCTCATTCTTCTTTTAAGAATCTGTGCATTCTGAGGAACCTGACTGTCCCATTGTAGATAATTGCATGCTGCTGTGATTGACACGAGCAAAGACAAAGATTTCTACAGAATACATGACATCATGAGCAGTGGTGCAATAATGCATTATTGAGAGAAAAAACGATGAACTTGTTGGAATGTTAAATCAACATCATCCAAAcccataacattaaaataatttgctttaatTATAAACTAGTCAGTCAAGTCAGACATGGTACAAGCTATGGGGCGATTTAAAACTAAACTTGGTTTAATCAAGAGCAAAAATAACACAGCAGAGgaagattttttgttttaattttgtgtTGTACATCTTAATCTCAATTCATAGATACTGTTTATTAGCCTATTAactgtaccatatattaatggAGGAGGAGCTCACTGAGAATTATTATTTCCAATCATTTGAGCAGGTTTAGTTAAAATGTTGATTTAGCCCCTCTTTTTCTAAAAGGGTGAACTGCTGTGGTGTGTGACATTGGTCTGGACAGGATTTCCTGGACCTTCTGATCATATTTTTCCTGGTTCAGTCGATTCATTTCGGCCTCCCGATCAATCTCGGCCTGCTCGGCATCACACAGCTGCTGCTTGTGCAAAAGCTGAGCCAACAGATCAGCTTGATATTCATGACATGCCTCTCtaaaactgtaaaacaaaaaatagatgctattaataaaaacacaattttccacaaaaaaatttTCATCAGCTATCAACTTTTTGGTTTTGCGCTGAAGCAATAATGTAATCAATCGTTTGATCAATCCCAATAATCATTAGACATTGACATGACAGATATGCTTGATCTCGTGAAGTGCAGGGACTGATGGGTATTGTAGTCCTGACAATTGAAAACATGTCTAGTTCCTCACTGATGAGACTTGCTCGTGTACAAGTTtgggacagagagaaacaggCTTTCAGAACTTTATTCAAGTTGATGTTCTCCAGCTAAAGtctatttttttcctgcagAGCAACTCTGTATTACATCTGCTGGCTAGAGTAAGTGATGTTTACTGAATAGCTGAAATGAGAACAGTCAAATAATGTAATTTCACTTCAAACTAGATATTGCCTAGGCCATCAAAATTATATATGGCATTTGAACCTTTCATTCCAGATGAATTTTTCTATGCTGTTATATAATCTTCTACTAGATTTCAGAATATGTGTGAAAATTTGTATTGATTCAGTCACAATAGCATTAGCGGTGTCGAGCCTGGAGGCCTGAAGTGTgctccagtttatcccaaagctgttcattTGGATTAAAGGGTCAGTTCTCTGTGTACAGGGATCCTACACATTTTCCATTTCAAAGTTCAAtacttttccagactcaaataTACAGACTTTCCTAAAGATTCTTATGACCAAATTcgaaatctgaaatatttattaacactataaacacactataaacacacaaaacactataaaatgtgTTACGTTACAATCTCTGATGTATGTCAGGGTCAGAATCTCTAATGTTTTCCATGTGTTTCTGTCATGGCAACTGCTGCCTCACAAcgtaacaaccaatcacagctgtGCAGATCTAGTTGTGGGATCTCAAAGATAGTAGCGCCGATCTTTCACCAGCGCTGAGAGTCTGCTCCTAACCCcacaaaaaaacctttttggCCATGTCCACctttttgtttgaaaacgcatatttATCTTTGTTTTGACTGAAACGGCATTTGCAGTCAAAGAAAACGTGTAAATAAACGGTCGTCAGAACTGACGCAAGTGGAAACGTCTTATGTTTTactcatgcgcagtacagggatgTAAGCTTaatgtggatgagcaacttttgggaaacgagtGAAAACTAAATTGTGGGTTGAgtgtttttagacaaaaacacCGTTTTCTAAATTTATCCAGATTAGTGTAGCTTTGttctatacaaatattttagcaaattcctaattttagattttagaaaACCCAAAGGCGCAATAATATGGGAACACAAATGTTTTTCAATACgcaatgttctttttttcatactaatccagacctgtaaatcactcaaatcaaattccatactttttcatacttttttctAAATGCATAGGAACCCTGTGTAGTAATCTTGAGTTATTTGACTACAACGTTGACAGAGCATATAGTCCCAGGCCTCTCTTTGTGTACAGTAGCATTGCGACGTTGGAACACATTTGGGCCTCTTAGTTCCATTAAAGGAAAATCTTAATGATACAACATACAAAGAaaccctatacaattgtatgcttcCAACAATATGGCAGCACTTGAGGAAAAAGTAAGTGATTGGGTGCCCAATTACCTTAGAGCAGACAGTGTGGCTTAACAATGTTATGTGAAGCAAGTGCATCAACACTTGTACCTGTATTTACATTAAAGATTCTGAGGGAGATCGACTTGTATTACTTGTTAGCTACATTAGCCTCATGGCTCCAAGTAAAACAAACATCAGACACAAAACATGTCCTGGCTGATCAAAGGCATTAGTAGTGAGACGGACACTGGCCCTCATTTATCAACCTGcatacaaaacttttttttctacactaAATTACCTTCTTGTGTAAACCTCGATTAGGCTTTTAATGTCacatttgaaattatttattcatcttaatTTTACACAAATGACACGACAATTTGTAATTTTATGTTAACATTCCAAACAGGTCAAATAAGGGATATATAAAAGGGGAAATATGACTTTTCTCAATTCAATTAGAGCGAAAGAAAGGGCACCCTATATACAGAGTATGGGTTTTTGTGTGGTAGTTGTTAACCAATAGATGAATATTTAGATGTAAAGTCGATTGTAATGCATTTTGGCgcattgtgtgcatgtgatttttAACTAAATGTGTCCTGTAATAAGAAGAGCAGAGAAAATCtgacaggaagagagaaaaaattagcaaaaGGTGATCGCTTTAATGCCTaccgttttttttcctgttcgtCCAGCAGCTTGTTCTCCTGGATGGTTCTACTCAGCTCATCTCTCTCCTGAGCCAGTTCAGCCTGTTTCTGGGCATTCCTCTGTACTgatagaataaaagaaaaaaaagaatgaaagtaaaaaccATTATTGtctttacattttcacatgTACTGAGCACTTGAGAAAACATGGCCCTATTActacaaatgcaaataaaacagTTCTGCATAGACTTACTTAGAAAATActgtacacttttttaaatactatttagaaaataaaaatatttacttagCCCTCTTTGTATTtggtttttcattttattttttgattttcttctcatttattttctacattttggaATACAACACCACAATACAAATTATGTTCATTTgccaattacatttttacaaccctgttactggtttaaaaaatatatgcagGCCAGCCAGTACTGGAGTTGAGACATAATAATGACAAGCAAACAATttggtgagattttttttttttttttaactgtgggTAACAAAAATTTGTCactaaaacctttttaaatcaTCATGATTTTTTAATCAAGTAAATTTTCTAATAACcagtttattttgtaaatctGTTACATTCATGTGTGTGCTTATCGTATTGCATTCATCTTTACGCTTATATTTCATATCTCACAATTTACTGATTATTACACTTTTTTCCCATGAAGAGTTTAAACAGTGTTTAGCCACACCTTTAAAATACTCCAGAGACTTTATAATGCCTTTCAAGAACAATAAAAAGTTATTACAGTGATTTGTAAATGCCAGTCACCTGTACAGTCATACACAACATAtagtgtgatttcttttttattattttcattaaagacattttcattttttaatgtcAATTTGTACTGGGTTTTTTGGACAATAATTGCCATGTGGCCATAGTATTTAGATCAAAGGTTATCAGACTGGGTGATGTATTAAAAATTTTGTTATTTTGactattatttatctttattttattgtattattattatgtagtattattaatttagtttattttattttataccaccattattaaacttaattaaaataatgttaacgTTTGCATAATTCACTGGTTTAACTTGTTCCATGAATTGATTGGGTTTAAtccaaacctaaaaaaaaaaaaattataatgaatcTACAGATAAGTTTATCTTTGACCTGCAAAAATATAGTACATATTTACATAAGTACAAAGGTTCCTGGCTGCAATTTTTTAACACAGCTAGGAAATAGGTACTAGGATATTGGTACTAGGATATAAGTACATGTATCCTGTACCTCTTGTGGTGCTAATCCTTGTTATAGTGGTTACCAATTGGACTGTTACAAGTCAAAAGTCAAGCATATAGTATGTTCCTTACACTTTTCCTGAATTTGTAAATGCCGTGTATCCAGGACGTCTTTCATAAGCCGGTCTCTGGCTTCCTTCACCAGACGGTTTTGCTCCGCTCGGCGGTTGCATGTCTGCTGCAGGTCAGCCTCGATCATCTGCTCCATCTCTGCTTCTTGCTGTTTTTGCTCCTTCAGCTGTTGGGCCAGGTATTGCCGATACCTTAACTGTTCCTCACGCAACTCCAACTGTTCAACACAAAACAATTTAGTTCAATAGTCCACAATGCTCTATAATCTCTCCTAGCTGCAGCTTAACTGAAATGAGCTGATACTTTGACACTATTCAGCTGCTTGTGTTTCTGTCTTTACCCTAAAGCTACAGTCTGGGTTCCTGTATGGTTTTAGAAAGTTTCCAGAATTCTTTGCGTCTAACCTTTCTCAGagcctcttcttttttctcgTTATCAGTCTGTGCAAGCAGTTGCTCCAGGATGCTCATGTCCAGCTCCAGATCCTCCTGCTGTTCCCGTGCCAGACGCTTCATTTTCAGGCGCAGTGAGGTGTCTAGCTGCCTGTGCCGTTTCTTCTGATTCTGGAGCTTCAGTCTGTTCTCCCGCTGCTCTTCCAGATGCATTATCTCCCGCTGATTTCGCTGAAGAAAACATGCATTATAAGCAAAGAATCAACAAGACACAGATGACTTCAATGATAGACATTATTTCCCCTTACTTCATATGTaacatttaagaaataaaacaattttgctgttataggaaaataatcaatgatagAGTGGTGTCATGGTGTTCAACATGTGACTGAGTCCCCGCTACTTAACACAGCCTACCATTAACTGAGCCTCTtcattttttagttgtttttccTGCAACCTATGTTGCTCTGCAGCCTCCATCTGACTGTGCAGGAAAGCAAGCTGCTCtaagtttttctctctctgactctgaGCATGCAGGTCCTCATATCGCTCTTTGGCCAGACGATCTTCTTCCCAAAGTTGTGCATACTTCATTTCTTCCTCCAGCTGCATTTGATGCTCCTCTTGACGCGTTTGGATCTGTGCTGCACGCTCTGTGTAGACCTCTTCCAGTTGCCGGCGCGTGTTAAAAGCTCGCACCTCCTGACTCTGCTCTCTATTACCcataacacaaa
This Silurus meridionalis isolate SWU-2019-XX chromosome 15, ASM1480568v1, whole genome shotgun sequence DNA region includes the following protein-coding sequences:
- the cfap53 gene encoding cilia- and flagella-associated protein 53; its protein translation is MLVGGRSKAQCREVNGNTPHSLAVQARKPLSRTMDYFNMERRKQDTARNTLLDFTKDQSACNIRMRWEKNTEKKMVSATIKQRVHKAMEQYEMSIDERRKRLHNLLESEERELLRELQTKKNTILENQARMRERAKFLQEKRESERQKVVAEKFDQLVREQSQEVRAFNTRRQLEEVYTERAAQIQTRQEEHQMQLEEEMKYAQLWEEDRLAKERYEDLHAQSQREKNLEQLAFLHSQMEAAEQHRLQEKQLKNEEAQLMRNQREIMHLEEQRENRLKLQNQKKRHRQLDTSLRLKMKRLAREQQEDLELDMSILEQLLAQTDNEKKEEALRKLELREEQLRYRQYLAQQLKEQKQQEAEMEQMIEADLQQTCNRRAEQNRLVKEARDRLMKDVLDTRHLQIQEKLQRNAQKQAELAQERDELSRTIQENKLLDEQEKKRFREACHEYQADLLAQLLHKQQLCDAEQAEIDREAEMNRLNQEKYDQKVQEILSRPMSHTTAVHPFRKRGAKSTF